The following are from one region of the Amylibacter sp. IMCC11727 genome:
- a CDS encoding peptide-methionine (S)-S-oxide reductase → MTTHCKIAFGGGCHWCTEAVFQALRGVQRTEQGFVQSTAPNDTWSEAVIVHFDPAAIPLATLVEIHVRTHASTSAHKMRGKYRSAVYTATPDQTEPTGQTLAALAPEFDAPLVTQILPLIAFKPSDSRFHNYYETDPTRPFCKTYIDPKLAKLRTDFTRHLKES, encoded by the coding sequence CAAAATAGCCTTCGGCGGCGGTTGCCATTGGTGTACCGAAGCGGTGTTTCAGGCGCTGCGCGGCGTCCAACGGACCGAACAGGGCTTCGTGCAATCCACTGCCCCCAATGACACATGGTCCGAAGCCGTGATTGTTCATTTTGATCCCGCAGCGATCCCCCTTGCCACCCTTGTCGAAATCCACGTGCGCACCCACGCGTCAACCTCTGCCCATAAAATGCGCGGCAAATACCGCAGCGCTGTTTACACAGCCACACCCGACCAGACAGAGCCCACGGGCCAAACCCTCGCGGCGCTAGCCCCCGAATTCGACGCACCGCTTGTCACGCAAATCCTGCCCTTGATCGCCTTCAAACCCAGCGACAGCCGCTTTCACAACTACTATGAAACCGACCCGACCCGCCCGTTTTGCAAAACCTACATAGACCCTAAACTCGCCAAACTCCGCACCGACTTCACACGGCATTTGAAAGAGTCGTAG